The nucleotide sequence TTTTGTCGAAACGGAAAATTTGTCAAACAACAATTGTACAATTAGGAAAACTGGATACAATAAAACATAGTATGCCGAAAAATATAACAATTTCGGCGAAAATACCGACCATATGAATAAATGATAcctaaaattcataattatcaCCATGTAGAAAAACATTGCAAATGCTTCCAAAGTAAACCATATGTTGATTGAGATCAGTATAGATGACCTACAGAAACAAACAATTGATAGTTTTTGTTAATAGGTAActcctaaaaattaaaattattcgaaaaatgaattacctaaTAATATTCCAATTTTGGCGTCGAAAATGGCGAAATATGTACCCAACGTAATGTCGAATCATCAATAAATATGCCAATATTGGCATACTAAAAGAAGAACAAATAATCAACGAGCCAACAACCCAAGAATTGTACTCTCTTTGACCGATGTAACCGCTTGCTATATCGATACTCGCTAAGCTATTGGAATTTCCCTATCAACAATATCGAACGTATGTTAACGGAGAATCGCGAGAAAAATGCGATTTcatataatatgaaaaatccACAATacctggtaaaaaaaatacactcgagCAAGCCAATGatgaattaaaatcaattttgttaaTTCGTTGGGTTGTTTTCGTAATACTTTACAGACGACATTACTGCTAAAAATTAAAGATGATGGCAAAATTACATTAGTAGGTCGCAGTAGCAGGCACGTTATCAATATCCATAAATCTGCGAACGCTTTCAAAACATCTATAGTGACCGGAGCAGTATCATTCGTTGAATAAACGCcattaaaataaatacaaataaacTTGACGAGAGCGGTGACTAGGAAAACGTAAAGGAATATTTCGAACTCAGCGATACCCCTGTAGCGAGAAAAATGAACATGTAAAATGAATGGTAACTTGTTTCTGGGTTTCTTTCTACTTACTTGTCTGATAAAAAGTTGGAGAACTTGTTAAAAAATATAACATCTCTAACAGCCAAACGATAAGCGTATATCAATATCAAACATGATATGGTGAAGCATTTATTTAGAATGGATAAAAAATGCCCCAACCGATTcaattttcgtctttttttcgaatcaaaatGATTCATGCAAAAGAATGCTGCAACCAAACCTGTAAAACCTTTTTGTTTATCACAGATGCTTATATTAtcatacataattatgtaacCCTCGCCCGCAATAATTCATCATTGAGAATACATACCGAAACCAAAAACGAGCGATAAGTATATTTTGTGATGTGATTCAATTAACCAATCACTAATATCTGGTAACGATGCCCAATGGTCTCCGGTTTGATTTAATTTGCGAATAATTCTGCTCATAATCAACGAAACAAATAGAGAAATGctatctttttttattttagcatTCATCAGAGCTACTACCATCCACGTAGTCCAAAAATAATACCAAGTCATATGCTCTTCTTCAATAAAGCTCGTAGAAATTGTGCTTACAATTTGCATTACTGAACATGTGACCACGAATAGAAGTATTTTATCCGAGCATAGAATTCTGAATACAGTTTTCAAGTATTCCATCTGcgcgaaaaaattgagaaaaaaattatattagatATGGTCAATTCGCCTAAATGTAACACATTTGCAAAATACTCACCAATGCTTTCGcagaaacaaataaaaaaatcgtattgAACACTATTAAATACGATATAAAACCAATAAAAACAACGGTAAATGGATTGTTGCTGCACAGTGCGCTGTTGTTAttatttaaaacacaaatttgtCGCAACGCAAAGGTTAGTGCGAGGGTGATGAATATGATGTATCTCACATCAGAAACATTTTTGCTCTCAGAAATGCATGGTAAATAAGAAGCCTGAAATAATTATACGGTAAATAAACGACacgttttttaatatttgataAATCAGCAGGGATTACCTGAAGAAGAATAATCATGGCAAGGTATAAACATAATGTATCAAATCTCGTCAACGAATCAATAAGTTTAGCACTTAGCTGGGATAAAACTTCTCGATACAGACGAATGGCATATTTCATATCGTTCTCTCGTTGAGATTTGGTGGCTTGTAAATATAATTCAGTTTCTTTCACTCCTAAATTTAAATACATGAAACAAAGTAGGTAGTGTAACGATATTCGAGCCAATCCGAAATGAAAATCCATTATATTAATAAGTAATTACCTAATTCAGAATTGTCTTCGATTATACTATGATAATTCTGTATTAACTGCATGACATTGTTGTAATACGCATCCAGTTGAATGGATAAAGGCAAATTATCTATAAGTCcgtaaattaattttccaacgCTTTCTACTGGTATTGGAAGTCCCATCAAAGTCGATAAAGTAACTGCAATGTCAACTTGAAAGATTTCCCTattgaatgcaaaaaaatcaaatacatagTTTGTAATAAAAGACTCATGAGAGAATACTAAGTGATATTTGCGGGTATACTTACGCGGTCGTATTGCAAGAAGAGCCAAAAACAAGAAAGGGCACTAAAATTTCTCCCAATGTTGAACCTCCATGACCACCTGTGTCTTTCATGCCATGGTCCCCACAAATAATCAgcaaatattcttttttttggtctCGTTTCTACAACATACAAAGTTTGTTGAAAGAATGTTTTTATTAGTAAAACaaaaacattatatttttgacaataacccaaattttcagttggCGGTGAATTATTTCGATTATATTGTCCATTTCGTTGAGTTTCCACGAAATTTTTGAGCTGAATGGGCCTTCTAAGTGACCTATGTGATCTAAACCTAGGTAATGCAATATCATCATATCCCAATCCTCTTGTTTCATTTCCAATAAAACGTTGCGAGTAACATTATTATCAACCTacgaaaaaaacttttttaaaaactcacactgcaaaaattgattgttgagcatttttctgaaaattacttcaataaAATCCGACACAAAAAAAGAAGTGGTGCCTTCATATCTAGAGAATACTTTGGGAAATAATTTAATCCAGGTATCGTCGCCGTAAAACACtatgtttttcttcattttgacaGCTTGTGATAATATGTTGTCTTGATGAACTTGACTGCTTCCTAAATTCAGCACTACAtccacaaaatttgaaacacttCCAACGGTCATTGTCTGCATGAGAAAAACAACTTTATTTAAACACGATAAGTGCAACAGCATGCCGAAGTAGCTACTTTGCATTATTACTTTGATTCGAGGCATAGTGACAGTCGGTAAATGCACCCTACATGAGAATAAACATCCTTTACTTCGATTCATCAAAGAGGCAACATAAGGCATATCTTTTGAGACTTTCTCACCAGCGATAAAATCATATCGTAATGCATCGATAACAACGATCACGACTTTGTCCACCAACGCCTTGCCCATATTAATTTCTctggaaataaaatttacaatgaATATTGGTACGTTTCATATCCAATTTCAGAATAATCAATTCTTAATCctacaaaattacttttcaacaTTACGTCCGGTATCATATACATTCCGCGCATCGTCCAGTTGAGAACCTCGATTTGTGTAACTGCTTGAAAGGAAAAACCCATACAGGAATAGAAGAATTCCAAAGGCTCCGCAAAAAAAGCTGTAATAATTGCCTTCCACCATTGTGAAGATGTATCTTGAACGGTCCAGAATAGTGCtgtaatattttacaaattcaaatacAAAATCCCATCGTTAGTACTCTTGGTAGTCTTGGTAGCTAAAGAGTTGATTAAATTCTCAGTACAATTATTTACCTTTACTTAGTACTTAGTGAGTGATGTAACTACAGTAATTAGGTACTCAGAAAGTGTGAGATCAACATATTCAGAAACATTCTGAAAGTCTTGaaagtttcataaattttaatgaagagTATAAACAATATTACAAAAgtcaaaatgagtaaaaatcaGTAATAAGTTATAATAACCAGCGACATCAGAATCATATCATCGCCGCATCGCATCCAATTTTTGGTTTCAGCTTCCGCTGATAAGAAGTGTATACACCCCACCCTACACTTCGTCGTACTTCTACCTGCCATCCCATCTGGCATCGATGCCTTCTCCTTACCGCACCTCCAGAAACTCCTGGCTCCTCAcccgttgttgttgttgttgttaatGTTGTTCATAGTTCTTCTTCGTCTTGTGTTTTGAGTTTGAGATATCTCAGAAATCACTGTAAAATTTCGATTACAATTTTCTGCATTGAAATGTGGTATGTTGACAGGTACGTATAGTTTACAATGAATTGTTATACATGTATTTTGCAATACATACGTAGAGTAGgtaaaagaactgaaaaatgcGTGAAAAATGATAACACATTTTGATAACAGTACAATTCCGTTAATTTTTAACGGATTGGATTCGTTCGTTAGTTGTTACTTTTTCTCAATGTTGGCGAATAttcttattaaaaataatatcaaattgcATCTTGGTAGTTGGTATCATCCAATcattaaatttctaatcatatttttaatattaGTTCCAGAAAACCTGAATCATTCAAATAGAAAAACAGCATACAGCACCTTTTAATTTACGATCCAATGTTGATTGCCAAAGTCCGTGTTCATGTagaatgaataataatttcgtATGATATCGCATTAAATCTTTCACTCGAGTTGAGTCTTCAATTAGATTTTGCAATGACTCCGCTAGAAGATTTCATTAATGTGACGAAAATTGGCTATGGAAGTTATTCAACCGTTTACAAGGCCCAGAAAAAAGTAGATTCAAGTTCTATATTGAATTCCGCCAAGTTCTGTTTTTACTGATTAACAATTAataaaactgttttttatttttcagtcgaAACCGAAAGATATTGTTGCTATTAAAGTtgttgaaaaagcaaaactttcagTACGAGGAAGAGATGATATTGTGAATGAAATCAGAGTAATGAAATTATTCAAGCATCCGCATATACTAGAAATGAGACAGTTTGAATGGGACGAAAAGTAAGCTATATTCATTTGTAATACTCACTTTTACAACAATTGAttcacattttcattttaatttctaGAAACATTTATATTATAATGGAATACTGTGATGGTGGTGATCTCTCTACTTTTattaaacaaaaatgtaaactgCCCGAAAgtacttgccaaaaatttttgcaacaacttGCCGTTGGATTACAGTTCCTACGTTCTCATGACATCAGTCATTTAGATCTGAAACCTCAAAATCTACTTTTAGTTACCAAACCCAAGCTGACATTGAAAATTGGAGGTGAAAAATCATTTATCTAATAACAAGTTCGAAGAAttcttacatatttttatttacatataTTCGCGATTCTATTTTCTAGATTTTGGTTTCGCTCAATTTCTTAGCGATACTACTCAAAAGCATGCTATCAGAGGGTCGCCCTTGTACATGGCACCAGAAATGTTATTAGGTGGTCAGTATGATGCCAAAGCTGACCTTTGGTCCGTTGGAGTAATAACTTATGAGTGCTTGTTTGGCAAAGCACCGTTCTCCTCGAGCACCTATAACGAACTATATGCTAgagtaaaatctaaaattcccATTACGGTAAGGTTTGTCCTACTCATTCGTCGGAGCTATAgaatatattttaaaatgacGAAATTGCAGATTCCGGAAAATGGTGTGCTgtctaaaaattgtcaagattttttgaagaatcttCTGGTATACGATCCGAAAGTACGAATGAGctatgaaacatttttcaatcattcatttCTTGATTTAGAGCACGTTCCTTCCGaagcaaacttcaaaaaagcGATGAAAATAATTAGTAAAGCAGAAACCTGTGATAAAGCTAGTCAACATATTGAAGCTTTTAATCTATACTGTGAAGCATTATCATATTTAGTTCCCATTTGTAGAGGTATTGGAtaaagtttttttctctgttttcagTGAAACGGTTATTAGTAAATGTATATGATATTTTGCAGACGAAACTAATGAAGACAAGAAAATTAAACTACGATCCGAAGTTATACGATACACTAAACGAGCAGAAGAATTGAAATGCATGTTACATTTAAGTGATGAGACAAAAGCTGATGCATCTTCGGAAAAACAATCTCGTTCATCTCGTAATGTTCAACAAGACTCGTATGACGAAGTTGATTCACCAGTTAAGCATAAAGAAGCTGAAAAAGTTCCTAAATTCAGTAAAATTGTTGCCAGAGCGagttcattgaaaaatctgcgtAAGATTTGATTGCTTTTTACAATTATATAGCTTCAAATTGTGACTAATCTGTTCAATGCCATTTTTGTTGCAGTTGATTTGTGTTCAAAAACACCCAATTTAATGACCGCTTTGGAAATTGGTATGAATGGTCAAATGTACTTAGCTGAAGGCAAATATCAATTggcttatgaaaaatttgaaagcagTCTAGGAATATTAGTGCCAGCCATTAAATCAGAACCGCCTGGTATTCGTAAAGAATTACTTTATGTACAAGTAAACAcctgatttttcaaacgaaatttaaaaaaatgtaatttgaaccACGaatgtaatattttggaaaattgatgtttaTTTTAGACTCGCGAGTGGTTGAAACAAGCTGAAAGCGCCAAATCGTTGCTCTCGATGAAAGAAAACGAAGAACAATTATCATCTACTGAAAACAGAGgtaaaaagaccaaaaaatttagaaatgttgtgcttttaaaattttt is from Planococcus citri chromosome 1, ihPlaCitr1.1, whole genome shotgun sequence and encodes:
- the PIG-G gene encoding GPI ethanolamine phosphate transferase 2 isoform X2; translation: MQTMTVGSVSNFVDVVLNLGSSQVHQDNILSQAVKMKKNIVFYGDDTWIKLFPKVFSRYEGTTSFFVSDFIEVDNNVTRNVLLEMKQEDWDMMILHYLGLDHIGHLEGPFSSKISWKLNEMDNIIEIIHRQLKIWKRDQKKEYLLIICGDHGMKDTGGHGGSTLGEILVPFLVFGSSCNTTAEIFQVDIAVTLSTLMGLPIPVESVGKLIYGLIDNLPLSIQLDAYYNNVMQLIQNYHSIIEDNSELGVKETELYLQATKSQRENDMKYAIRLYREVLSQLSAKLIDSLTRFDTLCLYLAMIILLQASYLPCISESKNVSDVRYIIFITLALTFALRQICVLNNNNSALCSNNPFTVVFIGFISYLIVFNTIFLFVSAKALMEYLKTVFRILCSDKILLFVVTCSVMQIVSTISTSFIEEEHMTWYYFWTTWMVVALMNAKIKKDSISLFVSLIMSRIIRKLNQTGDHWASLPDISDWLIESHHKIYLSLVFGFGLVAAFFCMNHFDSKKRRKLNRLGHFLSILNKCFTISCLILIYAYRLAVRDVIFFNKFSNFLSDKGIAEFEIFLYVFLVTALVKFICIYFNGVYSTNDTAPVTIDVLKAFADLWILITCLLLRPTNVILPSSLIFSSNVVCKVLRKQPNELTKLILIHHWLARVYFFYQGNSNSLASIDIASGYIGQREYNSWVVGSLIICSSFSMPILAYLLMIRHYVGYIFRHFRRQNWNIIRSSILISINIWFTLEAFAMFFYMVIIMNFRYHLFIWSVFSPKLLYFSAYYVLLYPVFLIVQLLFDKFSVSTKL
- the PIG-G gene encoding GPI ethanolamine phosphate transferase 2 isoform X1; this translates as MVEGNYYSFFCGAFGILLFLYGFFLSSSYTNRGSQLDDARNVYDTGRNVEKEINMGKALVDKVVIVVIDALRYDFIAGEKVSKDMPYVASLMNRSKGCLFSCRVHLPTVTMPRIKTMTVGSVSNFVDVVLNLGSSQVHQDNILSQAVKMKKNIVFYGDDTWIKLFPKVFSRYEGTTSFFVSDFIEVDNNVTRNVLLEMKQEDWDMMILHYLGLDHIGHLEGPFSSKISWKLNEMDNIIEIIHRQLKIWKRDQKKEYLLIICGDHGMKDTGGHGGSTLGEILVPFLVFGSSCNTTAEIFQVDIAVTLSTLMGLPIPVESVGKLIYGLIDNLPLSIQLDAYYNNVMQLIQNYHSIIEDNSELGVKETELYLQATKSQRENDMKYAIRLYREVLSQLSAKLIDSLTRFDTLCLYLAMIILLQASYLPCISESKNVSDVRYIIFITLALTFALRQICVLNNNNSALCSNNPFTVVFIGFISYLIVFNTIFLFVSAKALMEYLKTVFRILCSDKILLFVVTCSVMQIVSTISTSFIEEEHMTWYYFWTTWMVVALMNAKIKKDSISLFVSLIMSRIIRKLNQTGDHWASLPDISDWLIESHHKIYLSLVFGFGLVAAFFCMNHFDSKKRRKLNRLGHFLSILNKCFTISCLILIYAYRLAVRDVIFFNKFSNFLSDKGIAEFEIFLYVFLVTALVKFICIYFNGVYSTNDTAPVTIDVLKAFADLWILITCLLLRPTNVILPSSLIFSSNVVCKVLRKQPNELTKLILIHHWLARVYFFYQGNSNSLASIDIASGYIGQREYNSWVVGSLIICSSFSMPILAYLLMIRHYVGYIFRHFRRQNWNIIRSSILISINIWFTLEAFAMFFYMVIIMNFRYHLFIWSVFSPKLLYFSAYYVLLYPVFLIVQLLFDKFSVSTKL
- the Aduk gene encoding serine/threonine-protein kinase ULK3 isoform X2; amino-acid sequence: MTPLEDFINVTKIGYGSYSTVYKAQKKSKPKDIVAIKVVEKAKLSVRGRDDIVNEIRVMKLFKHPHILEMRQFEWDEKNIYIIMEYCDGGDLSTFIKQKCKLPESTCQKFLQQLAVGLQFLRSHDISHLDLKPQNLLLVTKPKLTLKIGDFGFAQFLSDTTQKHAIRGSPLYMAPEMLLGGQYDAKADLWSVGVITYECLFGKAPFSSSTYNELYARVKSKIPITIPENGVLSKNCQDFLKNLLVYDPKVRMSYETFFNHSFLDLEHVPSEANFKKAMKIISKAETCDKASQHIEAFNLYCEALSYLVPICRDETNEDKKIKLRSEVIRYTKRAEELKCMLHLSDETKADASSEKQSRSSRNVQQDSYDEVDSPVKHKEAEKVPKFSKIVARASSLKNLLDLCSKTPNLMTALEIGMNGQMYLAEGKYQLAYEKFESSLGILVPAIKSEPPGIRKELLYVQTREWLKQAESAKSLLSMKENEEQLSSTENRETCVIQ
- the Aduk gene encoding serine/threonine-protein kinase ULK3 isoform X1 produces the protein MTPLEDFINVTKIGYGSYSTVYKAQKKSKPKDIVAIKVVEKAKLSVRGRDDIVNEIRVMKLFKHPHILEMRQFEWDEKNIYIIMEYCDGGDLSTFIKQKCKLPESTCQKFLQQLAVGLQFLRSHDISHLDLKPQNLLLVTKPKLTLKIGDFGFAQFLSDTTQKHAIRGSPLYMAPEMLLGGQYDAKADLWSVGVITYECLFGKAPFSSSTYNELYARVKSKIPITIPENGVLSKNCQDFLKNLLVYDPKVRMSYETFFNHSFLDLEHVPSEANFKKAMKIISKAETCDKASQHIEAFNLYCEALSYLVPICRDETNEDKKIKLRSEVIRYTKRAEELKCMLHLSDETKADASSEKQSRSSRNVQQDSYDEVDSPVKHKEAEKVPKFSKIVARASSLKNLLDLCSKTPNLMTALEIGMNGQMYLAEGKYQLAYEKFESSLGILVPAIKSEPPGIRKELLYVQTREWLKQAESAKSLLSMKENEEQLSSTENRGKKTKKFRNVVLLKFLSNGSKQ